One window of the Hemiscyllium ocellatum isolate sHemOce1 chromosome 11, sHemOce1.pat.X.cur, whole genome shotgun sequence genome contains the following:
- the LOC132820303 gene encoding gap junction beta-2 protein-like yields the protein MNWPVFYTVLIGVNKHSTGIGRIWLSVLFIFRIMVLVVAAESVWGDEKTGFTCNTQQPGCNSVCYDQFFPISHIRLWALQLILVATPALLVAMHVAHKHHVEKKIFRIKQLTGEAGEVDIEKVTKRKMHIVGSLWWTYVISIIFRVIFEVAFLYIFYMIYPGFRMIRLVKCDAYPCPNTVDCFVSRPTEKTIFTIFMLAVSGVCVLLNIAEVGYLIIKACVKQCQKKETRSSKSAFYGRKFPQFRPHEINELLSNHEPAFLKNSKMNAVRKSTSNKDICRTA from the coding sequence ATGAACTGGCCTGTCTTCTACACTGTTCTAATAGGGGTGAACAAGCATTCGACCGGCATCGGGCGGATATGGCTCTCTGTTCTGTTCATTTTCAGGATCATGGTGCTGGTTGTGGCTGCAGAAAGTGTCTGGGGCGATGAAAAGACTGGCTTCACTTGCAACACTCAGCAGCCAGGTTGCAACAGTGTCTGTTATGATCAGTTTTTCCCCATCTCCCACATAAGGCTTTGGGCTCTCCAGCTGATTCTGGTGGCCACTCCTGCTCTCCTGGTGGCCATGCACGTTGCCCATAAGCATCACGTGGAAAAGAAGATTTTCCGGATCAAGCAGCTCACGGGTGAAGCTGGGGAAGTGGACatagagaaggtgaccaagcggAAAATGCATATCGTCGGCTCTCTCTGGTGGACCTACGTGATCAGTATTATCTTCAGGGTGATTTTCGAAGTTGCCTTCTTGTACATCTTCTACATGATCTACCCGGGCTTCAGGATGATCCGACTGGTCAAGTGCGATGCCTACCCTTGCCCCAACACAGTGGATTGCTTTGTCTCCAGACCCACCGAAAAGACTATCTTCACCATCTTCATGCTGGCGGTTTCTGGCGTCTGCGTGCTGCTGAATATAGCAGAGGTGGGCTACTTGATCATCAAGGCTTGTGTGAAACAGTGTCAGAAAAAAGAAACCAGATCCAGTAAAAGTGCATTTTACGGGCGTAAGTTTCCTCAATTCAGACCACATGAAATAAATGAGTTGCTGTCAAATCATGAACCAGCATTTCTGAAAAACAGTAAAATGAACGCTGTGCGGAAAAGTACATCTAATAAAGATATTTGTAGAACCGCCTGA